DNA from Brassica napus cultivar Da-Ae unplaced genomic scaffold, Da-Ae ScsIHWf_32;HRSCAF=60, whole genome shotgun sequence:
atttttaaaaaccatAGGAAGAAAATATGGAATAAATCATTCATATCTATGATTTCCTTTGCAACTATTTATGTTTTGCAAATAAAACAAATAGCCAACAAAGGTTTAATTAGTGGCTTAGTGCATATATTCTCTGCaacatttataaataagtaataaaCTGCATATTGGCTATTTTGACCTTTTCGACAGTAGAATTATTACTTCTTACGCCATATTTCACTGTCACTAGCTTATTATTATCATATTATGACTTGTGACAGAGCTTGAACCCCATTTAAATGAATTTCTTTTGACCCAAATTTCTTTTTCCCAATTTCTCTCAGGTGgccaaatatttatttggttataTAAATTGCTTTGAATCCTTCCAAACACAAACAAGTAATTTGATTAGTTGGAGGACAAAACATGCACTCGCGAAAACGTAAGGTATATGACAAACACAAATAACATATTCGCAAAGGCATGTCATATCTTCCCTATAAAAGTAAACAAAGTTGGCATTGCGGAAACCACCCAAAACTAACGTGAAACCCCACGTTTTATTCTTCTTATGATTAATCCTGAGATACATAACACAATGGAAATGACTTCTGGATTGTTAGGCAATGGGATCCCAGAAGCGATGGGACAAAACCGCGGGAACATAAAACGTTGCCTCGAGAAGTACATTGAGAAGGGCAGAAGGTTGTTGAAATTGAACCAGTTGATGGATGAGATGGAGATTGTTATCAATGATTTAGTCCAAAGAAAGCAAGTCATGGAAGGTGATCTTGGCAAGATCTTATGCTTCACTCAGGTCTtaccatactttttttttaattttacagtctttaattaaatgaaattaacaATTCAAGAAGCTTTTTATGTATATGAAGGGTCATAGATTGACATTATGCTAATAATCTCATATATTTAGTGCATAATACTTTCCAAACATATTATGTCAAATGGCAAGTTcaattttaatctatatatctataaattatatttccAAATACTTGGCAATAAATGATGTTATCTCTAACAAACTTGATTATGTttaatttatacttttcaaaatattcaaaatcgCTAATGCTAATTGCTTTGCGAAATAAAACATATGGTGAgctaaagttaataatataaatgtgAATAAAACTACAGGAGGCAGTGGTAATACCTCCAAATGTAGCATTTGCGGTACGAGGAAACCCGGGAAATTGGCAATATGTGAAGGTTAACTCTTCCGATCTCTCCGTGGAGGCTCTATCGAACACTCAATATCTCAAACTCAAAGAGTTTCTCTTTGATGAGAACTGGTGCCTATACATTCCCTCCTCTTTTTCTTCACCAAATACATTCACTTTCCTGGTGTCTTGATCTATGTTTGTAATCAGGGCTAAGGATGACAATGCATTGGAGGTCGACTTTGGGGCGTTCGATTTCACTCTGCCTCAGCTTTCGCTGTCGTCTTCAGTAGGGAACGGCCTGAGTTTTGTGTCCTCAAAGCTTGGCGGCCGTTTAAACGACAACCCGCAGTCTCTCGTGGACTACTTGTTGTCACTTGAGCATCAAGGAGAggttaatattttttctctataaaattaGTTGTTTCAATGATCTCTTTTTCCTTGTGTAATTCACAAAACTTCTTGtcttaaacaataaataaacgtgtattatttctaaaaaaaattcaggtGTTTGAAGGGATTTTGAACTTATAAATGGTTCTAATACATTTAGATCCCCTTCCTAAGCTGTTAAAACATTTCATTTGTTTAAAATAAGGTGTCTTTGAAAGTGTACGGTTTATAtgatagtttaaaaaaaacgtATATGGTATTTTTAGAATTTCTCAGACTTTTATCCGTTTTCTTATGATATTATTTTCTTTCACGTGTTAAGTTTACATTTAACTAACAAAACTTGTATATTCTTTTGAAGAAATATGACAATaacattttgttaaaaaaatatcacattaaGCATAATAACACAATTGCGAACATAACACAAAATATACCTAATTCTGAGGCTCTGAGCATACGTTTATGTTTTCAGAACCTTATGATGAATGAGACACTAAACACGGCAAGAAAGCTTGAGATGAGTTTGATTTTGGCTGATGTTTTCCTATCGGAGCTGCCTAAGGAAACACCTTTCCAAGCCTTCGAACTCAGGTCAACCGTTGAACTATTTACATGCATTGCTAATCCATGCGTTAGTTAACTGATTTAATTTTGagtaaaaacacacacacacatacacacaggTTTAAGGAGTGGGGTTTCGAGAAAGGATGGGGAGAAAACGCAGGAAAAGTAAAAGAGACAATGAGGATCTTGTCGGAGATTCTTCAAGCCCCTGACCCCCGAAATATTGATAGATTCTTCGCCAGGATTCCTAGAATCTTCAACGTTGTCATCTTCTCGATTCATGGCTATTTTGGTCAAAACGATGTTCTTGGTTTGCCTGATACTGGTGGTCAGGTCGTTTACATTCTTGACCAAGTCAAGGCCCTTGAAGATGAATTGCTTCATAGAATCAACTCTCAAGGCCTAAATTTCAAACCTCAGATTCTTGTTGTAAGTTCTCTTTGAATCTTTTCCACCCTCCCTTAGTCGTAGCCACATAAAGTCTTGAATGATATTGAAATCGTGAAATTGGTTTAGGTGACAAGATTAATCCCCGACGCCAAGGATACTAAATGTAACCAAGAATTAGAACCCATCACTGGTACCAAACATTCAAATATTCTTCGAATTCCATTTGTAACAGAGAATGGAATTTTACGTCGTTGGGTATCTCGCTTTGATATCTACCCTTACCTAGAGAAATTCACCAAGGTAAAAAGACCaaatttaagaatataaatttttttttactttgaacCAATTTCTCTGTATTTTTGTGTAACTTTTACTTTGTACTTGTAAAATTATATCATGAGTAGGATGCAACAACAAAAATCTTGGATATTTTGGAGGGGAAACCTGACCTAGTTATAGGAAACTATACGGATGGAAACTTGGTGGCATCGCTGATGGCAAATAAGCTTGGAATTACTCAGGTTacttaacttatatatataatgtacaCTCATTTGATGTACACTAGTTGCctggattatatatatatatatataatgtacactcatttgatatatataatgtaCTTATGTACACTCTATATACTTGCCTGGATTTCATTTCATTTGATGCacactaattatatatatatatatatataatgtacaGTCGTTTGAtgtcaaaacaaaataattgaaatgaaaaagttttttttgttcatataaTCCAGGCAACTATTGCACATGCCTTGGAGAAGACTAAATACGAAGACTCGGACAACAAATGGAAAGAGTTTGATCCTAAATATCATTTTTCATCTCAATTCACGGCGGACTTAATCTCTATGAACTCTGCCGATTTCATCATAGCTAGCACTTATCAAGAGATTGCTGGAAGGTGATTTAATTTATTTCACGAGGACAATGCATTATTCTCATCAAGGAAACTCGACCATGGTTATAACATTGTCTTGTTCGGTTTAATTTTGACAGCAAAGAAAGAGCGGGACAATACGAGAGCCACATGAGCTTCACACTCCCGGGACTATACAGAGTTGTCTCCGGCATCAATGTCTTTGATCCGAGGTTCAACATTGCAGCTCCTGGCGCGGATGACTCTATATACTTCCCTTTTACCTCACAAGACCGAAGATTCACCAAGTTTCATCCTTCCATTGAAGAACTATTGTATAGCcaaaatgagaatgatgaaCACATGTATGTCTCTTTTCCCTGTTTACCTTTTCTACTCGTTTACATTCAACTGTTTGAATAAAATATCTATCACATTGAGTGAAATCATCAATTACATTAgatgtttatttaaaaattctaaactgaTATATTTCTTGTCAGTGGTTAAATTTAATGgatatttttctttatgaaCAAAAGTGGCTACTTGGTGGACAAGAAGAAACCGATCATCTTCTCAATGGCAAGGCTAGATGTTGTGAAAAACTTAACCGGATTAACAGAGTGGTACGCCAAGAACAAGAGGCTACGAGATTTAGTCAACCTTGTAATCGTAGGAGGATTCTTTGACCCTTCCAAGTCTAAAGACAGGGAAGAGATCTCGGAGATAAAGAAGATGCACTCCCTGATTGAGAAATACCAACTCAAGGGTCAGTTTAGATGGATCGCAGCTCAAACTGATCGGACACGAAACGGTGAACTTTACCGGTGTATTGCGGATACAAGAGGTGCTTTTGTGCAACCTGCACATTATGAAGCCTTTGGTCTTACTGTCATTGAAGCCATGAGCTGTGGTTTGGTCACATTCGCCACGAACCAAGGAGGTCCTGCCGAGATTATCATGGATGGTGTCTCTGGATTCCACATTGATCCGAGCGATGGAGAAGAATCGAGTGATAAGATTGCAGATTTCTTTGAGAAATGCAATATCGATCCTAATTATTGGAATCTGTTTTCGGCTGAAGGGCTGCAACGCATATATGAATGGTATATATATCTTCAGCTATTTATGGAAGATAATAGCTTAGGCCATCCAAAGGGAATGATTCTAAAAGTAGTATCATTTCTATGATTATATATGTGCAGCTATACATGGAAGATATATGCAAACAAACTGATAAACATGGGAAGCACATATAGCTACTGGAGGCATTTGAACAAAGATCAGAAATTGGCAAAGCAAAGATACATCCATTCCTTCTACAATCTCCAATACAAGAGTTTGgtaaaataatttaatcttctttttttctttaacttaTGACATGATCAGAATCAAAAGTTTGAAgcatacatgtttttttttgtttggaccAGGTGAAAATTATACCCATAGTGAGTGATATTCCTCAGCCTCCTCCCCCTCCTCCTAAGCCTTTAGTTAAACCATCAGCAACTCGAGGGTAAACTGAAGTAACTATTCAAAAATAACTGGAGACTGTTAGTATGTGCTAATTACtgctagttttttttcttacttttcaGCTCGAAGCGAACACAGTCACGATTGAGTTTCAGGCTCTTTGGTGCTTAAGCTCTCTTGAAAAGGTGTAGCTAATTGCAAAAATATCCAAACGTCGTTGGtgttctacttcatatatttatgTGTATTAAATTGTTTGATTAAACAGTAAAATAAAGGGAAAACACACAAATGTATTTCACTTTTACCATTGTTCTTATTTGAAAGTTTTAAGTGGGATTAATAATTAGTATGCTGAAATTGAAGGATTTGAAAATATACATCGAactaatctcttatatatttattgagaatcatttaaaaagttgtaacctatattttgtactaattaaaaaaaaagacttgatGATGTATCACTTAATTATGATATCAATTTGACTTATGTGGCAGCATAAGAATCAATTGAATAATTTGTAAGTCCAAAATCTAATAGCTAGAAAACCTTATAGTATAACAAACGTGTACTGTATATTATTTATGGTATACGATAAGCAAATTGGTAAACCAAACTCGAGCATAGTAAATGTCTTTCAGTTATGATGAAAGACAAAAAAACTGGTTTAAGTATATTCGTATTCATACGTCGTCTAATACAAATACACTTTTCCATTATGGAATCATATATAAACGATGATGTAAATATGGAATATTTGATAATCCTATATAATCATATACAAACGGTGATATAATCTGtgagtttttaagtttttgataaTTCTAgtgtatgaatggtgaccagggaacggcgaggaataatgcatttcctaacgttcctaaaaaaatcaccattcacaacGAATAATAATTCTTTCTTATTCcctttcattcatttttttgtagagaattagagaacaaaattattccttGATAAAATTGATAAGGAACAACCATTCTTTTTCATTCCTGTTATTTTATTCTCAaacattcatttttttattcGTTCTTCTTGTTTCCCGAATGGTCACCAGTCAGACCAGGATATCATATAGGGGATTAATTAGTGTTCTGTATATTTAGTGTTGAAAACAGAAGAAGGTGTTGATGTTGGTTAACTTCAAcaacattcaaaaaaaaaattggtcggtatctattctattaattcTGCAGCATGACTATTTGATATTTGTTTGGTCCAATTATTTATAACCCACtttcttaaaaatttaactgccatgacatgtatatatattataacctcCTCTTCCGTTGATATGTTATAACCTccgatggaaaaaaaaaaacatcctcTTCCATTTACTTCCTATAATTTTGGGATGCATTAATTTGAGTGAAAAACGTATTCTACTACAATCATTGACAACAACCAATTCATCTATTAGATACTTTGATTTTCCCATGCCTGATACCATTCTGTATATACATTATCAATAACAATTAATAGCATTTATATTCATAGtatcaataactatgtttacaaataaataaataattataccagctgtttgaataaaaatatcaaataatttggataattttaaatttatggataaaaatattcgggtaattttgttaataaatagtATTTGTAGTATATTTAACTATTTAGAAAttaagtataattaatatttgtgggtatataattttattttaaaattttggatacttatttggttagcggtttggttacggttcaattcaattttttggttACAGAGATATATGATTCACTTGATTATTTATGAATTAGGTTTacatttggttttagttttttggtTCTGGATAAATGTGTCTAAACCTATACAATATCTTATATAGAAATTAGGGGTAGCCGTTCGATTACTCATTCTGATTTGGTTAGGATCTAATTCggattttgggttttcggagtttaatattttagcccctttcagatatttttaaattttagttctGGTTTgaataacccatttaaattattttaaaaatctttaagtTCATATACTAAATAATATTGATAACTAAATTGTATATTGATATGTTTGTTGCTTCCTACGAGCAAAACACATACCTAGTTGTTGGTAGTTTTAAGCTTTTGGGTATCGTATCAGGTTATGTAATTTGGCGATTATGGTTTCTTTTACTTGAAGaaacatatatgaaaagaaaGTTCTTAATTTTCTAACGTTTCGGCAAATTTCATTTTCTTGCAACTGTTGATTTTATTGTGGAAATTACATTTTTACATAAACAAACCAAATCTAAATCAAGTTATACTTATACATAGTCGAGATGCTAAGAATCAACTGAAGAACACACCAAGATTCCTGATACAAGTTCAAATCGTATGATTAGTTAGCTTATGTTATCGAGTTGTTCGAGTAGGAAGAAAGTTGTAATTTGGAATTTAGATCCCCACACAACCGTTACATTACCAGACTCATCTTTTGTTCATTGACCAAAATTCATGTCTCTAATTCAACAATTCTTTCGTATATCGGTGTTATTAAGTGCATTTCCCAATTTTAGTTATGTATTTTGGGTACTAATAGTTTTTAGCggtcgttcaaaaaaaaaaacgttttcagCTATGCCGTTGTATTCGAACGGTTCAATAatgcattattattatttttatttatcgaAAAAGAGTTGTAAATATCTTTAATACATCGTCATAGAACATTCAGAACTGATCATCCGCAATGTGTGATACAATCTTGAAACTCTTTTTTACTGTGACTAGTAACACTACAGTTCCTTATGCATACTGGGTTTGGAACATCATCTGGCCTTATTGTTTCCATTCTGCACACAACCACAAATTATTATTACATAtgttaaaatgtatatatatgtatatacgcATTGACAATGATCCATTAGGTTTTTATGATAAAGGTTGATCTGGAAAAATATCTTGATGAATAAATGTGATAACTGTAAGTTACGTACGTTGTGAGATGGCCTTCCTTTGACATGTTTTCCATTCCAATGTTTTCCATTCCACTGCATGCTTTTAGATGACATCCGATCATTATCAGTGTCATCATTATCATACACACCTTTTGTGCCATTCTCTTAgacaattttgttatttagacttggaattcaaaatttaaactgATGTTTGTTGTTTGATATGTATAatttgtgtatgtatatattatatatgtacatgATGAGATGAATGAAATCAAACATTAATTGTCATTGTAATACATTTGTTGCTTTGACTTGAATACAATTCATTTTGTATGACTAAAAAGAGAgaatacaattaattttgtaactGTTCTATGGATAGCAAATCTCTATTACTTTAATTTATATCTTACAGTATTTGGAAACAAagcaaaatttataattaaaagatCCTAACCATTTAATTTGACAAAGTAATTAATCATATtctcataaaaataaataaatcataattgCATGAAAAACATACAAAGAACTAATCGTAGACATGCATTTATTTGCATCTAAAAGGAATAAAAATATAGCCAGAATGAAACAAAAAGACAGAATAATCAAGAAAGAGAATAGTCAACACAAACGAAAAACAAGAGCCATCACAAATATCTAGTTTGGAAAGAGATGAGGTCCATTCTTTAGAGCATTTCTAAtgtaatattcaatttttttctacCAAATAGAGTAAAACTGAATATGGAGTAAAAATACtctaattctattttattttttactttataataaattaatgaacaaaaaaaaattactccaTTTGTAGAATAAATCCCATTATGAAATGGAATAGGATTGAAATAGTTTTTATTCCATACTTATTTTTAATCCGTTTTGGAGAAAAACAATAGTGTTGGATTGAAGACGTCGTTACATAATGCAAATGCAGAAGAAGCATATGCTTTAGGCCACAATTTAATAAACTTGTTTTAAGGGCCGCAATTtaataaacaatttaataaacttgttttatggtttttttATTCACTGGTATTAGTAATGACATTATGAAAGTTCGACTCCAATTAtggtagttttttttaaataatattttatgtattctCTTACTACATTCTGTCAGatgtaatatatattgtttatttaactATATGTTCTCTTTAAATTTCTtcatttacagaaaaaaaaaactatatgttttttttttgcagctgaAAACTGTATGTTCTCCTTAAATCTCTTTTCATTCTTAATAACTATTGTTTTAtaggttttatttatttataaccaGTTTGTTGTATCTGAAGTTGTTGTAATACTTTGATGATTTTTGTAGCTTCATATCATTTTTACTGTCACTATTATAAAACACTACTAATCAAGTAGacaatgttttttattattccCTTGTTAGATATTGGCTCATTtctgtaaaatttattttcaaattcattattaaaaatatacattattatcataataaaatttagttataaggaaactatatgatataatcatttgataattaaatataaaggCCACATTATGTTAGTGTGCTTTAGGCCACCAAACTAATAGGAACGGCTCTGAAAGAGATAATCAAATATgagaaaatattatatcatatttacatattataaatcttTTGTACATAGAAAACAATCTTTCCACTATCTTGTCTTcttttgaaaatgaaatataatattgtttaaTCTTTATGTATATAGAAAACAATCTTTCCAGTAAAATTTATCTTTTAGGAAAGACtgtagttcaaaaaaaaaggaaagaaatgatttaactattatattatttatcacattatttgaatatttttctataCAGAAGAATATTTCTATATGCAACTTAATTTCGTATGAAGTTACCGTCTATTTTatatctaatttaaataaatagaaaatgggTCAGTGGCTGGTTGAATAAAATGGcgcatttaaattattttaaaaatcttaaagtTCATATACTAAATAATATTGATAACTAAATTGTATATTGATATGTTTGTTGCTTCCTACGAGCAAAACACATACCTATTTCTATTCTATTAATTCTGCAGCATGACCATTTGATATTTGTTTGGTCCAATTATTTATAACCCACtttcttaaaaatttaactgccatgacatgtatatatattataacctcCTCTTCCCTTGGTATTTTATAACCTCCCGATGAAAAAAAAACCTCCTCTTCCATTTACTTCCTATAATTTCGGAATGCATTACTTTGAGTGGAAAAAGTATTCGACTACAATCATTGACAACAACCAATTCATCTATTAGATACTTTGATTTTCCCATGCCTGATACCATTCTGTATATACATTATCAATAACAATTAATAGCATTTATATTCATAGtatcaataactatgtttacaaataaataaataattataccaGCTTTAAATATCGGAcggtttgaataaaaatatcaaataatttggataattttaaatttatggataaaaatattcgggtaattttgttaataaatagtatttttagtatatttaactatttagaaattaagtataattaatatttgtgggtatataattttattttaaaattttggatacttATTTGGTTCCGGTTCAATTCATTTTTTTGGTTACAGAGATATATGATTCACTTGATTATTTATGAATTAGGTTTACatttggttttagattttttggttcTGGGTAAATGTGTCTAAACCTATACAAtatcttatatagaaaatagggGTAGCTGTTCGAGTACTCATTCCGATTTGGTTAGGATCTAATTcgtattttgggttttcggagtttaatattttaggccctttcagatatttttaaattttagttctGGTTCgaataacccatttaaattatttttaatatcttaaaGTTCATATACTAAATAATATTGATAACTAAATTGTATATTGATATGTTTGTTGCTTCCTATGAGCAAAACACATACCTATTTCATTTAATTGCTTTTTACATTTAACTGATTTTATGAATGTGGAACGGGtgatattccttttttttgtttcaccaTGAACAGGATGATATTCATTTTAagctatttataaaaaatataccgaagaaacaaaacaaacaatataccGTGCTTTGTAgcgcggatcaagatctagtaaCATATTAATCTTCGCAAACCAGTATACACATTTCGAAGAAGTGTAATTTCGTTACATATAAATGATGTTTTCCTTATTAGATCAAACAATTAAGTACTATTAACTTAATACTCTTATGCTTAAATATCGAATATAATTGGCTTGATATACAATTCGGTACGAGgtaaatatagaaaatttgtATTTAAGATGCAAAAACTTTGGAACCAAGCcaaaaattgataatatattttggGGGAGTTAAGGAAAATTATGGTAATTGGTTTTCGTATTAGTTTATTAGTTTATGGTAATTATCAATGACGTTAACCTAACAGCAAATACTATATACAAGATTAGATATCGGATTTAATAAAGCATGAAGATATTTCAGTTTTTAAATAGagcatttttctttttcttttttactatttaaaataattagtaaagatattaaattaataataataataatttgaataaaataaaaataagaaaaattagtaatccttaatattattaaaaaaataatactagtaCATGTATTtgtcaacaaaaataaaataaaattatgtatttatcCTTCTATTATTTATCCTTCTCCAAGTCATTGTCTTCCCATACGAACGACCAGAGGGATTGAAAGCTCTTTCTCATTCGGTAATTAATCATCATTGATTCAAATGCATTCTAGAATTTTTAATAAGCTTTAAAATGCTATTTCCTATGTTTTCGAAAGTAAGAATTTTTAAAGTGTTCATGCTTATtcaaaattcaataaatatttataatttaattttttttttttattatgcacttttcaataacttttcaccaataaaatttaatcaattcaaatatttatatttaatattttttaaaaatataaaaaaataccttaaacatatataaaaatctatttttgtggaattagtaaaaaatctaaaacttcTTACTTTCAGAAACAGAAACAGAGGGGGTAATAGATTAGTAATCATTAGATTAGTGAACTTTTCCTGTCGATGTTCTTAAACATTTTATTGAGCCGGTACACTTTGCTTGGTGTGCAACACGTTATTCCTTTGTCGGCAAGCAGTATTTAAGTGTAAAATTGCAACATGAATTTGTGTCTGAGAGCATGTGGAAATGCAATAAAAGAGTACATggaagatttgatttttttttttttaacttagaGAAAAGTTGACTATTAGATACATCAATTTCATACTGGTTACATAAAATACTTGGGAACTTTGGACTTTTCTTACGAATGAAACCCCAAACAAGATGACTGTCCCTAGCTCTCTTGACAAATTTTATACACATGATCTGTAGACTGTAGTTGAGATCAAAAAGACTTTCACAAACTGACTTTAAGAAAAGCTTTACACAAACCACCTCACCATATAGGATATGACGTTTTCACTAAACTGTTAGTGTTTCCTTCCACCTTCATCCTTTTTTTGTAAGGCATGAACCCTTTCATATTCTTCATCGCAATCGCAGACGATTTCAACTGAGAAAATGCTGATCTCTCGCTTCTTTTAAACTCCTCCGATACTACTACTACAACTACCTGTTGTGTCAATTCCGTTTCAGCATTTTCtgatgaagaagacgaagaagaagtgcATCGGACAGACTGCGTTTCTAAGTCTGACTTCTTCTTAACATCTTCTGAATCATTAGAGCTTGTCCAAGAGTTGT
Protein-coding regions in this window:
- the LOC125603413 gene encoding sucrose synthase 5, producing MINPEIHNTMEMTSGLLGNGIPEAMGQNRGNIKRCLEKYIEKGRRLLKLNQLMDEMEIVINDLVQRKQVMEGDLGKILCFTQEAVVIPPNVAFAVRGNPGNWQYVKVNSSDLSVEALSNTQYLKLKEFLFDENWAKDDNALEVDFGAFDFTLPQLSLSSSVGNGLSFVSSKLGGRLNDNPQSLVDYLLSLEHQGENLMMNETLNTARKLEMSLILADVFLSELPKETPFQAFELRFKEWGFEKGWGENAGKVKETMRILSEILQAPDPRNIDRFFARIPRIFNVVIFSIHGYFGQNDVLGLPDTGGQVVYILDQVKALEDELLHRINSQGLNFKPQILVVTRLIPDAKDTKCNQELEPITGTKHSNILRIPFVTENGILRRWVSRFDIYPYLEKFTKDATTKILDILEGKPDLVIGNYTDGNLVASLMANKLGITQATIAHALEKTKYEDSDNKWKEFDPKYHFSSQFTADLISMNSADFIIASTYQEIAGSKERAGQYESHMSFTLPGLYRVVSGINVFDPRFNIAAPGADDSIYFPFTSQDRRFTKFHPSIEELLYSQNENDEHIGYLVDKKKPIIFSMARLDVVKNLTGLTEWYAKNKRLRDLVNLVIVGGFFDPSKSKDREEISEIKKMHSLIEKYQLKGQFRWIAAQTDRTRNGELYRCIADTRGAFVQPAHYEAFGLTVIEAMSCGLVTFATNQGGPAEIIMDGVSGFHIDPSDGEESSDKIADFFEKCNIDPNYWNLFSAEGLQRIYECYTWKIYANKLINMGSTYSYWRHLNKDQKLAKQRYIHSFYNLQYKSLVKIIPIVSDIPQPPPPPPKPLVKPSATRGSKRTQSRLSFRLFGA